The Carnobacterium divergens genome includes a window with the following:
- a CDS encoding segregation/condensation protein A encodes MAEINVKIDVFEGPLDLLLHLIQQLELDIYDIPMAEVTAQYLAYLHTMKELELDIAGDYLVMAATLMAIKSKMLLPKQELVLDDEEEAFYEDGEDPRDALVEQLLEYRKYKYAATVLKDKEEERSHYYTKTPTNLQHLQTEVPLKSEQITTIDLFMAFHEMLTKKNRKIPMQTKIKAEEMTIDDKMKLILKKLTNQKSRNGLLFEDLFDVATKSELVTTFMALLELIKEGTIRINQTEICGDILVFENQESVNQGEGHNE; translated from the coding sequence ATGGCTGAAATTAATGTGAAAATTGATGTGTTTGAAGGGCCGCTTGATTTGTTGCTTCATTTAATTCAACAATTAGAGTTGGATATTTACGATATTCCAATGGCTGAAGTCACAGCTCAATACCTGGCGTATCTTCATACGATGAAAGAATTAGAGCTGGATATTGCCGGCGATTATCTCGTGATGGCCGCTACATTAATGGCGATTAAAAGTAAAATGTTGTTGCCTAAACAAGAACTTGTTTTAGATGACGAAGAAGAAGCGTTCTATGAAGATGGAGAAGATCCACGGGATGCTCTTGTTGAACAACTATTAGAATATCGTAAATACAAATATGCAGCAACGGTACTAAAAGATAAAGAAGAAGAACGGAGTCACTATTACACTAAAACGCCGACAAATTTACAACATTTACAAACGGAAGTTCCTTTAAAATCAGAGCAAATCACAACAATTGATTTATTTATGGCTTTTCATGAAATGCTAACTAAAAAGAATCGTAAAATCCCAATGCAAACTAAAATTAAAGCAGAGGAAATGACGATTGACGACAAAATGAAGTTGATTTTAAAGAAATTAACGAATCAAAAAAGTCGAAATGGGTTATTATTTGAAGATCTTTTTGATGTTGCAACGAAGTCAGAACTAGTAACTACTTTTATGGCCTTACTAGAATTGATTAAAGAAGGAACTATTCGAATCAATCAAACCGAAATTTGCGGCGATATTTTAGTGTTTGAAAATCAAGAGTCCGTTAATCAAGGAGAAGGTCACAATGAATGA
- the scpB gene encoding SMC-Scp complex subunit ScpB — translation MNEIAAIEALLFVSGDEGLSLEEMASLLDASTQFTYQLLMQLQQRYIESKTNGLMLLEVGNHYQLATKKEYADLIKKYAVSPLSTNLSQAALETLAIIAYKQPLTRMEIDEIRGVQTSGALQKLLLRGLIEDKGRVNGPGRAILYGTSAYFMDYFGLKDIKELPTIDELEQSPDESESDLFFEKFNQQFQLNNEE, via the coding sequence ATGAATGAAATAGCAGCAATTGAAGCATTGCTTTTTGTGTCGGGAGATGAAGGGTTATCTTTAGAGGAGATGGCTTCGCTACTTGATGCATCTACGCAATTCACCTATCAATTATTAATGCAATTACAACAGCGATACATTGAGTCTAAAACAAATGGTTTAATGCTTCTAGAAGTAGGAAATCATTATCAATTGGCTACTAAAAAAGAATATGCTGATTTAATTAAAAAATATGCAGTGTCTCCGCTATCCACAAATTTATCACAAGCTGCGTTAGAAACACTTGCGATTATTGCCTACAAACAACCGTTAACACGGATGGAGATTGATGAAATTAGAGGCGTGCAAACAAGTGGAGCTTTGCAAAAGCTTCTTTTAAGAGGTTTAATTGAAGACAAAGGCCGAGTTAATGGACCCGGAAGAGCCATTTTATATGGGACATCTGCTTATTTTATGGATTATTTCGGCTTAAAAGATATAAAAGAATTGCCAACAATTGATGAATTAGAACAAAGTCCTGATGAAAGCGAATCAGATTTATTCTTTGAAAAATTTAACCAGCAATTTCAACTAAATAATGAAGAATAA
- a CDS encoding GNAT family N-acetyltransferase: MLISYKNDYEKIMMGLLSFIPDLKDVSRLKSEIEWYEADEHRRLYLWRSEESADIIAVLGVEISDEMVLLRHISINPSYRKEGISYKMINELQQKAPDKKIIGTLETAPIIAKWEQQRSE; encoded by the coding sequence ATGCTAATTAGTTATAAAAATGATTACGAGAAAATCATGATGGGGCTGCTATCTTTTATTCCAGACTTAAAAGATGTGAGTCGCTTGAAATCAGAAATTGAATGGTATGAAGCGGACGAGCATCGTCGACTGTATTTATGGCGCAGTGAAGAAAGTGCAGATATTATTGCCGTTTTAGGGGTAGAAATAAGTGATGAGATGGTTTTGCTTCGTCATATTTCAATCAATCCTTCTTACCGTAAAGAAGGAATTAGTTATAAAATGATCAACGAACTTCAACAAAAAGCACCAGATAAAAAAATAATTGGTACGTTAGAAACCGCTCCAATTATAGCAAAATGGGAGCAACAAAGAAGTGAATAG
- the lysA gene encoding diaminopimelate decarboxylase, with product MNLTKLPGTMTINTEDHLTIGGIDTVLLADKYQTPLFVYDIALIRERCREFKETFERKQINAQVAYASKAFSCLAIYQLMAQEGMSLDVVSGGELYTAIQAGFPSKKIHFHGNNKTKTEMNAALDYQIGCFVVDNFNELTLLNQLASQKEHTVKILIRVTPGVEAHTHDYISTGQEDSKFGFDLMNGQAEQAVIEAMNLSNIELIGLHSHIGSQIFESDGFLMAIDKLLSKTIEWQKAFGFHLSVLNLGGGFGIRYTKEDQPLAIPELMVSIIDEVILKTTELGIPMPEIWLEPGRSLVGDAGTTLYETGSQKEVPNVRNYLAVDGGMSDNIRPALYDAKYTGILANRATEQPTATYSIAGKCCESGDMLIWDLPLPKVQEPNVLAVFSTGAYGYSMASNYNRIPRPAVVFVENNVDFLAIRRETYADVMQLDIPFPTE from the coding sequence TCCGAGAACGCTGCCGAGAGTTTAAAGAAACTTTCGAACGTAAACAAATCAATGCACAAGTAGCTTATGCTAGCAAAGCCTTTTCATGTTTAGCGATTTATCAATTAATGGCTCAAGAAGGAATGTCTCTTGATGTGGTTTCAGGCGGAGAATTATATACGGCTATCCAAGCAGGATTTCCGAGTAAAAAAATTCATTTTCATGGAAACAATAAAACCAAAACGGAAATGAACGCAGCCTTAGATTACCAAATTGGGTGCTTTGTTGTTGATAATTTCAATGAGTTGACGTTATTGAATCAGTTAGCGAGTCAAAAAGAGCACACTGTTAAGATTTTAATCCGTGTCACGCCTGGCGTAGAAGCACACACACATGACTATATTTCAACAGGACAAGAAGATTCAAAATTTGGATTTGATTTAATGAATGGGCAAGCAGAACAAGCAGTCATTGAAGCGATGAACTTATCAAACATCGAACTCATTGGACTTCACAGTCATATTGGCTCACAGATTTTTGAATCAGATGGTTTTTTAATGGCAATTGATAAACTACTCTCAAAAACAATTGAGTGGCAAAAGGCTTTTGGCTTTCATTTAAGTGTGCTGAATTTAGGTGGCGGATTTGGCATTCGCTATACAAAAGAGGATCAACCATTAGCAATTCCAGAACTGATGGTATCTATTATTGATGAAGTTATTTTGAAAACAACTGAATTAGGCATTCCGATGCCTGAAATATGGTTGGAACCAGGACGCAGTTTAGTCGGAGATGCGGGAACGACTTTGTATGAAACGGGCTCACAAAAAGAAGTTCCCAACGTGCGAAACTATTTAGCCGTTGATGGTGGAATGTCTGATAACATCCGTCCAGCTCTTTATGACGCGAAATACACAGGCATTTTAGCAAACCGCGCCACAGAACAACCAACAGCAACCTATTCTATTGCAGGGAAATGTTGTGAATCTGGCGACATGTTGATTTGGGACTTGCCTCTTCCTAAAGTTCAAGAACCAAACGTGTTGGCTGTCTTTAGCACCGGTGCATATGGCTATTCAATGGCGAGTAATTACAATCGAATTCCTCGGCCAGCCGTTGTATTCGTGGAAAATAATGTTGATTTTCTAGCAATTCGACGGGAAACTTATGCAGATGTAATGCAACTTGATATTCCTTTTCCAACAGAATAG